The Streptomyces sp. ICC1 DNA window AGGACGAGGTCGGCGTCGAGGAGCAGCAGGTAGTCGGCCTTGCCGCGGGCATGGCCGATGTTCAGGCTCCGGTTGTGCCCGAAGTTCGTCCAGGGCTCCTCGCGGAGTTCTCCGGGGATGCCGCGCAATGCTTCGCGGACGAGGTCCTGGGTGCCGTCGGTGGAACCCGTGTCGGAGATGACCCAGGTGTCGATGAGGTCCCGCACGGAGTCGAGGCAGCGCTCGATGACGGCGGCCTCGTTCTTCACGATCATGCAGAGGCAAATGGTCGGCTTCACGGCGGCTGACCCTAGGGACGGCCTTCGGCCGGGCGGGTGCGCCGCGCCGGTGTGTGGCCCCGAGTGGCCGTGTCCCGGGCGGCCAAGTGGCCGTGCGCGCTGCTCCGTTCCGCTGACCGATGGGCGCGCCGGTCGGACTCGGGAGATTCGGATCCTCAGGATGGCCCGCGGAGCCTGGTCTTGTTTCCGGGCTTCGTAGGTTCATTCGATCCGGTGTGCGCGAGGAGCGGTAGATGAGTTCTGAGAAGAAGGCCCGTACGTACCTGGGGCCGGTGCCCCGACGGGCCGGGTGGCTGGTGGGAGGCACGTTCGCCTCGGTGGCCCTGGTGCTGGCGGGAATGGCGTCCCCGGCCGTCGGGCTGGCCGCGGCGTCCGGAAATTCGGACTCCTGCAAGTCCGGGCAGCACAGGCCGGACGCCACCCGGGCCCAGGACGCGGCTGTCGAGACCGTGCAGCTGGATCGCGACGACAAGTGCAAGGTGGGCCCGACCGGCCCACGGGGTCCGCGCGGACCCAAGGGGCAAACGGGTAACACGGGACCGACGGGTCCGCGCGGCTACACCGGTCCGACCGGCCCGACCGGTCCGACGGGTACGGCGGGCACCAACGGTCTGACGGGTCCGACCGGTCCGACGGGTACGGCGGGCACCAACGGTCTGACGGGTCCGACCGGTCCCACCGGCCCGCGGGGCGCCAGCGGCGTGTGTTACGACGTCGACGCCCACCGGCCCGCGGCATCTCGCGAGGTCAAGGCGGTGCTCTCGGCAGGCGTCACCTACGCCGGCATCCGCGACCTGCAGCCCAACGTGACCCCCTGGCGCTGGTACGACCTGACCACTACGGGGGAGACCTACCCCGAAGACGCGTGTGCGGTGTCGATCTCCGAGCAGGCCAACATCGTCAACGTCGAGGTGCTGACCACGGGTGGCCTCG harbors:
- a CDS encoding collagen-like protein is translated as MSSEKKARTYLGPVPRRAGWLVGGTFASVALVLAGMASPAVGLAAASGNSDSCKSGQHRPDATRAQDAAVETVQLDRDDKCKVGPTGPRGPRGPKGQTGNTGPTGPRGYTGPTGPTGPTGTAGTNGLTGPTGPTGTAGTNGLTGPTGPTGPRGASGVCYDVDAHRPAASREVKAVLSAGVTYAGIRDLQPNVTPWRWYDLTTTGETYPEDACAVSISEQANIVNVEVLTTGGLVYETSCDIDPGTPDALVCTGVWAAASPQPTPGANGLARFAHKALSREDRNIKPVETK